Proteins from a genomic interval of Zingiber officinale cultivar Zhangliang chromosome 2A, Zo_v1.1, whole genome shotgun sequence:
- the LOC122042529 gene encoding uncharacterized protein LOC122042529 isoform X2, giving the protein MATCHVRGWQAVDTTTPVQVGYLLAMAHSKASSRPACSSQHCSDWARIYLKYCLCSAKDGVAIFLGTVSIISWGVAEVPQILTNFREKSTKGLSVAFLMTWVVGDLLNLIGCILEPATLPTQFYVALLYTATTVILTGQTIYYGHTDRRHKSNKNIISSKENENLLSDAKKSNVGGYKGNTASLSEESNIQSSPIPVTGPSSPSDSNGRNFYFVSARSLSKSPVPIFGTWLAYSHEDGRSHHLNDGHHDQQFAATEPLLSSQSAPTKFSTKNMLSLVPSTGLLICICVYHLCFHDNSEPHGMVVQVGRKLLQNELQGNEASGAGTLLGWMMAAIYVGGRLPQICLNIRRGNVQGLNPLMFIFALVGNITYVGSILVKSLAWSAIKPNLPWLVDAGGCAILDAFIVVQFVYFRYRQPNKSASDNNQA; this is encoded by the exons ATGGCCACATGTCATGTTCGAGGATGGCAGGCGGTGGACACGACTACACCTGTGCAG GTTGGATATCTGCTTGCAATGGCTCATTCTAAAGCATCTTCTCGACCCGCTTGTTCAAGTCAGCACTGCTCAGATTGGGCTAGAATTTATTTGAAGTATTGTCTTTGCAGTGCAAAAGATGGTGTAGCTATATTTCTTGGAACTGTCAGTATCATCAGTTGGGGAGTTGCAGAGGTTCCTCAAATCCTTACAAATTTCCGTGAAAAATCTACTAAAGGTCTTTCAGTCGCATTCCTGATGACATGGGTTGTTGG GGATCTGCTTAACCTCATTGGCTGCATTCTGGAACCCGCTACT TTACCAACGCAGTTCTACGTGGCATTG CTGTACACAGCTACCACAGTGATTTTGACAGGGCAGACTATATACTATGGCCATACTGATCGGAGGCATAAATCCAACAAAAATATTATATCCAGTAAG GAAAATGAAAACCTTTTAAGCGATGCAAAGAAAAGCAATGTTGGTGGTTACAAAGGAAATACTGCAAGTCTTTCTGAGGAGAGTAACATACAAAGTTCACCAATTCCTGTTACTGGACCATCAAGTCCTAGTGATTCCAATGGAAGAAACTTCTATTTTGT GTCAGCTCGATCTTTATCAAAGAGCCCTGTGCCTATTTTTGGCACTTGGTTGGCATattcccatgaggatggaagatCACATCACCTCAATGATGGTCATCATGATCAGCAGTTTGCAGCAACAGAGCCTTTACTTTCATCTCAGTCTGCTCCAACCAAATTTAGTACTAAAAATATGCTTTCTTTG GTACCTTCAACTGGTCTTTTGATTTGCATTTGTGTTTACCATCTTTGCTTCCATGATAATAGTGAACCACATGGGATGGTTGTACAAGTTGGCCGCAAGTTGTTACAG AATGAACTTCAAGGTAATGAAGCTAGTGGAGCAGGCACCTTGCTAGGTTGGATGATGGCAGCTATTTACGTGGGGGGAAGGCTTCCTCAGATTTGCTTAAAT ATTAGAAGGGGCAATGTCCAG GGTCTCAATCCGTTGATGTTTATATTTGCATTGGTTGGAAATATAACTTATGTGGGAAG TATCCTCGTGAAAAGTTTAGCTTGGTCTGCAATCAAGCCTAATCTTCCATGGTTAGTTGATGCTGGAGGATGTGCCATACTTGATGCTTTC ATTGTCGTCCAGTTTGTCTACTTTAGATATCGACAACCCAATAAATCTGCCTCGGACAACAATCAAGCTTAA
- the LOC122042529 gene encoding uncharacterized protein LOC122042529 isoform X1, with protein MATCHVRGWQAVDTTTPVQVGYLLAMAHSKASSRPACSSQHCSDWARIYLKYCLCSAKDGVAIFLGTVSIISWGVAEVPQILTNFREKSTKGLSVAFLMTWVVGDLLNLIGCILEPATLPTQFYVALLYTATTVILTGQTIYYGHTDRRHKSNKNIISSKTQNFCQENENLLSDAKKSNVGGYKGNTASLSEESNIQSSPIPVTGPSSPSDSNGRNFYFVSARSLSKSPVPIFGTWLAYSHEDGRSHHLNDGHHDQQFAATEPLLSSQSAPTKFSTKNMLSLVPSTGLLICICVYHLCFHDNSEPHGMVVQVGRKLLQNELQGNEASGAGTLLGWMMAAIYVGGRLPQICLNIRRGNVQGLNPLMFIFALVGNITYVGSILVKSLAWSAIKPNLPWLVDAGGCAILDAFIVVQFVYFRYRQPNKSASDNNQA; from the exons ATGGCCACATGTCATGTTCGAGGATGGCAGGCGGTGGACACGACTACACCTGTGCAG GTTGGATATCTGCTTGCAATGGCTCATTCTAAAGCATCTTCTCGACCCGCTTGTTCAAGTCAGCACTGCTCAGATTGGGCTAGAATTTATTTGAAGTATTGTCTTTGCAGTGCAAAAGATGGTGTAGCTATATTTCTTGGAACTGTCAGTATCATCAGTTGGGGAGTTGCAGAGGTTCCTCAAATCCTTACAAATTTCCGTGAAAAATCTACTAAAGGTCTTTCAGTCGCATTCCTGATGACATGGGTTGTTGG GGATCTGCTTAACCTCATTGGCTGCATTCTGGAACCCGCTACT TTACCAACGCAGTTCTACGTGGCATTG CTGTACACAGCTACCACAGTGATTTTGACAGGGCAGACTATATACTATGGCCATACTGATCGGAGGCATAAATCCAACAAAAATATTATATCCAGTAAG ACCCAAAATTTTTGTCAGGAAAATGAAAACCTTTTAAGCGATGCAAAGAAAAGCAATGTTGGTGGTTACAAAGGAAATACTGCAAGTCTTTCTGAGGAGAGTAACATACAAAGTTCACCAATTCCTGTTACTGGACCATCAAGTCCTAGTGATTCCAATGGAAGAAACTTCTATTTTGT GTCAGCTCGATCTTTATCAAAGAGCCCTGTGCCTATTTTTGGCACTTGGTTGGCATattcccatgaggatggaagatCACATCACCTCAATGATGGTCATCATGATCAGCAGTTTGCAGCAACAGAGCCTTTACTTTCATCTCAGTCTGCTCCAACCAAATTTAGTACTAAAAATATGCTTTCTTTG GTACCTTCAACTGGTCTTTTGATTTGCATTTGTGTTTACCATCTTTGCTTCCATGATAATAGTGAACCACATGGGATGGTTGTACAAGTTGGCCGCAAGTTGTTACAG AATGAACTTCAAGGTAATGAAGCTAGTGGAGCAGGCACCTTGCTAGGTTGGATGATGGCAGCTATTTACGTGGGGGGAAGGCTTCCTCAGATTTGCTTAAAT ATTAGAAGGGGCAATGTCCAG GGTCTCAATCCGTTGATGTTTATATTTGCATTGGTTGGAAATATAACTTATGTGGGAAG TATCCTCGTGAAAAGTTTAGCTTGGTCTGCAATCAAGCCTAATCTTCCATGGTTAGTTGATGCTGGAGGATGTGCCATACTTGATGCTTTC ATTGTCGTCCAGTTTGTCTACTTTAGATATCGACAACCCAATAAATCTGCCTCGGACAACAATCAAGCTTAA
- the LOC122042529 gene encoding uncharacterized protein LOC122042529 isoform X4: protein MATCHVRGWQAVDTTTPVQVGYLLAMAHSKASSRPACSSQHCSDWARIYLKYCLCSAKDGVAIFLGTVSIISWGVAEVPQILTNFREKSTKGLSVAFLMTWVVGDLLNLIGCILEPATLPTQFYVALLYTATTVILTGQTIYYGHTDRRHKSNKNIISSKTQNFCQENENLLSDAKKSNVGGYKGNTASLSEESNIQSSPIPVTGPSSPSDSNGRNFYFVSARSLSKSPVPIFGTWLAYSHEDGRSHHLNDGHHDQQFAATEPLLSSQSAPTKFSTKNMLSLVPSTGLLICICVYHLCFHDNSEPHGMVVQVGRKLLQNELQGNEASGAGTLLGWMMAAIYVGGRLPQICLNIRRGNVQGLNPLMFIFALVGNITYVGSILVKSLAWSAIKPNLP, encoded by the exons ATGGCCACATGTCATGTTCGAGGATGGCAGGCGGTGGACACGACTACACCTGTGCAG GTTGGATATCTGCTTGCAATGGCTCATTCTAAAGCATCTTCTCGACCCGCTTGTTCAAGTCAGCACTGCTCAGATTGGGCTAGAATTTATTTGAAGTATTGTCTTTGCAGTGCAAAAGATGGTGTAGCTATATTTCTTGGAACTGTCAGTATCATCAGTTGGGGAGTTGCAGAGGTTCCTCAAATCCTTACAAATTTCCGTGAAAAATCTACTAAAGGTCTTTCAGTCGCATTCCTGATGACATGGGTTGTTGG GGATCTGCTTAACCTCATTGGCTGCATTCTGGAACCCGCTACT TTACCAACGCAGTTCTACGTGGCATTG CTGTACACAGCTACCACAGTGATTTTGACAGGGCAGACTATATACTATGGCCATACTGATCGGAGGCATAAATCCAACAAAAATATTATATCCAGTAAG ACCCAAAATTTTTGTCAGGAAAATGAAAACCTTTTAAGCGATGCAAAGAAAAGCAATGTTGGTGGTTACAAAGGAAATACTGCAAGTCTTTCTGAGGAGAGTAACATACAAAGTTCACCAATTCCTGTTACTGGACCATCAAGTCCTAGTGATTCCAATGGAAGAAACTTCTATTTTGT GTCAGCTCGATCTTTATCAAAGAGCCCTGTGCCTATTTTTGGCACTTGGTTGGCATattcccatgaggatggaagatCACATCACCTCAATGATGGTCATCATGATCAGCAGTTTGCAGCAACAGAGCCTTTACTTTCATCTCAGTCTGCTCCAACCAAATTTAGTACTAAAAATATGCTTTCTTTG GTACCTTCAACTGGTCTTTTGATTTGCATTTGTGTTTACCATCTTTGCTTCCATGATAATAGTGAACCACATGGGATGGTTGTACAAGTTGGCCGCAAGTTGTTACAG AATGAACTTCAAGGTAATGAAGCTAGTGGAGCAGGCACCTTGCTAGGTTGGATGATGGCAGCTATTTACGTGGGGGGAAGGCTTCCTCAGATTTGCTTAAAT ATTAGAAGGGGCAATGTCCAG GGTCTCAATCCGTTGATGTTTATATTTGCATTGGTTGGAAATATAACTTATGTGGGAAG TATCCTCGTGAAAAGTTTAGCTTGGTCTGCAATCAAGCCTAATCTTCCATG A
- the LOC122042529 gene encoding uncharacterized protein LOC122042529 isoform X5, which yields MFEDGRRWTRLHLCSAKDGVAIFLGTVSIISWGVAEVPQILTNFREKSTKGLSVAFLMTWVVGDLLNLIGCILEPATLPTQFYVALLYTATTVILTGQTIYYGHTDRRHKSNKNIISSKTQNFCQENENLLSDAKKSNVGGYKGNTASLSEESNIQSSPIPVTGPSSPSDSNGRNFYFVSARSLSKSPVPIFGTWLAYSHEDGRSHHLNDGHHDQQFAATEPLLSSQSAPTKFSTKNMLSLVPSTGLLICICVYHLCFHDNSEPHGMVVQVGRKLLQNELQGNEASGAGTLLGWMMAAIYVGGRLPQICLNIRRGNVQGLNPLMFIFALVGNITYVGSILVKSLAWSAIKPNLPWLVDAGGCAILDAFIVVQFVYFRYRQPNKSASDNNQA from the exons ATGTTCGAGGATGGCAGGCGGTGGACACGACTACACCTGTGCAG TGCAAAAGATGGTGTAGCTATATTTCTTGGAACTGTCAGTATCATCAGTTGGGGAGTTGCAGAGGTTCCTCAAATCCTTACAAATTTCCGTGAAAAATCTACTAAAGGTCTTTCAGTCGCATTCCTGATGACATGGGTTGTTGG GGATCTGCTTAACCTCATTGGCTGCATTCTGGAACCCGCTACT TTACCAACGCAGTTCTACGTGGCATTG CTGTACACAGCTACCACAGTGATTTTGACAGGGCAGACTATATACTATGGCCATACTGATCGGAGGCATAAATCCAACAAAAATATTATATCCAGTAAG ACCCAAAATTTTTGTCAGGAAAATGAAAACCTTTTAAGCGATGCAAAGAAAAGCAATGTTGGTGGTTACAAAGGAAATACTGCAAGTCTTTCTGAGGAGAGTAACATACAAAGTTCACCAATTCCTGTTACTGGACCATCAAGTCCTAGTGATTCCAATGGAAGAAACTTCTATTTTGT GTCAGCTCGATCTTTATCAAAGAGCCCTGTGCCTATTTTTGGCACTTGGTTGGCATattcccatgaggatggaagatCACATCACCTCAATGATGGTCATCATGATCAGCAGTTTGCAGCAACAGAGCCTTTACTTTCATCTCAGTCTGCTCCAACCAAATTTAGTACTAAAAATATGCTTTCTTTG GTACCTTCAACTGGTCTTTTGATTTGCATTTGTGTTTACCATCTTTGCTTCCATGATAATAGTGAACCACATGGGATGGTTGTACAAGTTGGCCGCAAGTTGTTACAG AATGAACTTCAAGGTAATGAAGCTAGTGGAGCAGGCACCTTGCTAGGTTGGATGATGGCAGCTATTTACGTGGGGGGAAGGCTTCCTCAGATTTGCTTAAAT ATTAGAAGGGGCAATGTCCAG GGTCTCAATCCGTTGATGTTTATATTTGCATTGGTTGGAAATATAACTTATGTGGGAAG TATCCTCGTGAAAAGTTTAGCTTGGTCTGCAATCAAGCCTAATCTTCCATGGTTAGTTGATGCTGGAGGATGTGCCATACTTGATGCTTTC ATTGTCGTCCAGTTTGTCTACTTTAGATATCGACAACCCAATAAATCTGCCTCGGACAACAATCAAGCTTAA
- the LOC122042529 gene encoding uncharacterized protein LOC122042529 isoform X3: MAHSKASSRPACSSQHCSDWARIYLKYCLCSAKDGVAIFLGTVSIISWGVAEVPQILTNFREKSTKGLSVAFLMTWVVGDLLNLIGCILEPATLPTQFYVALLYTATTVILTGQTIYYGHTDRRHKSNKNIISSKTQNFCQENENLLSDAKKSNVGGYKGNTASLSEESNIQSSPIPVTGPSSPSDSNGRNFYFVSARSLSKSPVPIFGTWLAYSHEDGRSHHLNDGHHDQQFAATEPLLSSQSAPTKFSTKNMLSLVPSTGLLICICVYHLCFHDNSEPHGMVVQVGRKLLQNELQGNEASGAGTLLGWMMAAIYVGGRLPQICLNIRRGNVQGLNPLMFIFALVGNITYVGSILVKSLAWSAIKPNLPWLVDAGGCAILDAFIVVQFVYFRYRQPNKSASDNNQA; the protein is encoded by the exons ATGGCTCATTCTAAAGCATCTTCTCGACCCGCTTGTTCAAGTCAGCACTGCTCAGATTGGGCTAGAATTTATTTGAAGTATTGTCTTTGCAGTGCAAAAGATGGTGTAGCTATATTTCTTGGAACTGTCAGTATCATCAGTTGGGGAGTTGCAGAGGTTCCTCAAATCCTTACAAATTTCCGTGAAAAATCTACTAAAGGTCTTTCAGTCGCATTCCTGATGACATGGGTTGTTGG GGATCTGCTTAACCTCATTGGCTGCATTCTGGAACCCGCTACT TTACCAACGCAGTTCTACGTGGCATTG CTGTACACAGCTACCACAGTGATTTTGACAGGGCAGACTATATACTATGGCCATACTGATCGGAGGCATAAATCCAACAAAAATATTATATCCAGTAAG ACCCAAAATTTTTGTCAGGAAAATGAAAACCTTTTAAGCGATGCAAAGAAAAGCAATGTTGGTGGTTACAAAGGAAATACTGCAAGTCTTTCTGAGGAGAGTAACATACAAAGTTCACCAATTCCTGTTACTGGACCATCAAGTCCTAGTGATTCCAATGGAAGAAACTTCTATTTTGT GTCAGCTCGATCTTTATCAAAGAGCCCTGTGCCTATTTTTGGCACTTGGTTGGCATattcccatgaggatggaagatCACATCACCTCAATGATGGTCATCATGATCAGCAGTTTGCAGCAACAGAGCCTTTACTTTCATCTCAGTCTGCTCCAACCAAATTTAGTACTAAAAATATGCTTTCTTTG GTACCTTCAACTGGTCTTTTGATTTGCATTTGTGTTTACCATCTTTGCTTCCATGATAATAGTGAACCACATGGGATGGTTGTACAAGTTGGCCGCAAGTTGTTACAG AATGAACTTCAAGGTAATGAAGCTAGTGGAGCAGGCACCTTGCTAGGTTGGATGATGGCAGCTATTTACGTGGGGGGAAGGCTTCCTCAGATTTGCTTAAAT ATTAGAAGGGGCAATGTCCAG GGTCTCAATCCGTTGATGTTTATATTTGCATTGGTTGGAAATATAACTTATGTGGGAAG TATCCTCGTGAAAAGTTTAGCTTGGTCTGCAATCAAGCCTAATCTTCCATGGTTAGTTGATGCTGGAGGATGTGCCATACTTGATGCTTTC ATTGTCGTCCAGTTTGTCTACTTTAGATATCGACAACCCAATAAATCTGCCTCGGACAACAATCAAGCTTAA
- the LOC122042529 gene encoding uncharacterized protein LOC122042529 isoform X6 produces MTWVVGDLLNLIGCILEPATLPTQFYVALLYTATTVILTGQTIYYGHTDRRHKSNKNIISSKTQNFCQENENLLSDAKKSNVGGYKGNTASLSEESNIQSSPIPVTGPSSPSDSNGRNFYFVSARSLSKSPVPIFGTWLAYSHEDGRSHHLNDGHHDQQFAATEPLLSSQSAPTKFSTKNMLSLVPSTGLLICICVYHLCFHDNSEPHGMVVQVGRKLLQNELQGNEASGAGTLLGWMMAAIYVGGRLPQICLNIRRGNVQGLNPLMFIFALVGNITYVGSILVKSLAWSAIKPNLPWLVDAGGCAILDAFIVVQFVYFRYRQPNKSASDNNQA; encoded by the exons ATGACATGGGTTGTTGG GGATCTGCTTAACCTCATTGGCTGCATTCTGGAACCCGCTACT TTACCAACGCAGTTCTACGTGGCATTG CTGTACACAGCTACCACAGTGATTTTGACAGGGCAGACTATATACTATGGCCATACTGATCGGAGGCATAAATCCAACAAAAATATTATATCCAGTAAG ACCCAAAATTTTTGTCAGGAAAATGAAAACCTTTTAAGCGATGCAAAGAAAAGCAATGTTGGTGGTTACAAAGGAAATACTGCAAGTCTTTCTGAGGAGAGTAACATACAAAGTTCACCAATTCCTGTTACTGGACCATCAAGTCCTAGTGATTCCAATGGAAGAAACTTCTATTTTGT GTCAGCTCGATCTTTATCAAAGAGCCCTGTGCCTATTTTTGGCACTTGGTTGGCATattcccatgaggatggaagatCACATCACCTCAATGATGGTCATCATGATCAGCAGTTTGCAGCAACAGAGCCTTTACTTTCATCTCAGTCTGCTCCAACCAAATTTAGTACTAAAAATATGCTTTCTTTG GTACCTTCAACTGGTCTTTTGATTTGCATTTGTGTTTACCATCTTTGCTTCCATGATAATAGTGAACCACATGGGATGGTTGTACAAGTTGGCCGCAAGTTGTTACAG AATGAACTTCAAGGTAATGAAGCTAGTGGAGCAGGCACCTTGCTAGGTTGGATGATGGCAGCTATTTACGTGGGGGGAAGGCTTCCTCAGATTTGCTTAAAT ATTAGAAGGGGCAATGTCCAG GGTCTCAATCCGTTGATGTTTATATTTGCATTGGTTGGAAATATAACTTATGTGGGAAG TATCCTCGTGAAAAGTTTAGCTTGGTCTGCAATCAAGCCTAATCTTCCATGGTTAGTTGATGCTGGAGGATGTGCCATACTTGATGCTTTC ATTGTCGTCCAGTTTGTCTACTTTAGATATCGACAACCCAATAAATCTGCCTCGGACAACAATCAAGCTTAA